One stretch of Flavobacterium sp. 9 DNA includes these proteins:
- a CDS encoding DUF5522 domain-containing protein, with translation MNTTKTKVCSSCDSSFSCGDTSTENKCWCNDFPPIFNLSEGGDCLCPKCFKEACEDKIDAYVETMTPQKALKNKAISLPTQEKLIEGIDYYIENGNYVFKPWFHLKRGTCCGNDCRHCPY, from the coding sequence ATGAATACCACAAAAACAAAAGTTTGCTCGAGTTGTGATTCTTCTTTTAGTTGTGGAGATACATCAACCGAAAACAAGTGTTGGTGTAATGACTTTCCTCCAATTTTCAATCTTTCAGAAGGAGGAGATTGCCTTTGTCCAAAATGCTTTAAAGAAGCTTGCGAAGACAAAATTGATGCGTATGTAGAAACAATGACTCCCCAAAAAGCACTTAAAAATAAAGCGATATCTTTACCCACACAAGAAAAACTAATCGAAGGAATTGACTATTATATTGAAAATGGCAATTACGTTTTTAAACCCTGGTTTCACTTAAAAAGAGGAACTTGTTGCGGAAACGATTGTCGTCATTGCCCGTATTAA
- a CDS encoding four helix bundle protein, whose protein sequence is MKNNVIKDKSFDFAIRIVKLYQYLSLEKKEFILSKQLLRSGTSIGAMVREAEHAESKNDFIHKFAIAQKEANESVYWLELLNATDYLSKKEFENINNDAISILKLITSIIKTTKSQLISKQPLLKIHN, encoded by the coding sequence ATGAAGAATAACGTTATTAAAGATAAAAGTTTTGATTTTGCTATTCGAATAGTTAAGTTATATCAATATCTCTCTCTTGAGAAAAAAGAATTTATACTTTCAAAGCAGCTCTTAAGATCGGGAACAAGTATTGGGGCAATGGTGCGAGAAGCAGAACATGCCGAAAGTAAAAATGACTTTATTCATAAATTTGCAATTGCTCAGAAGGAAGCTAACGAATCTGTTTATTGGCTTGAATTATTAAACGCAACTGATTACTTAAGCAAAAAAGAGTTTGAGAATATTAATAATGATGCAATTTCAATATTAAAATTAATAACCAGCATTATTAAAACTACTAAAAGTCAACTCATTTCTAAACAGCCTCTACTTAAAATTCACAACTAA
- the cobU gene encoding bifunctional adenosylcobinamide kinase/adenosylcobinamide-phosphate guanylyltransferase, translating into MIYLITGGERSGKSSYAQNLALQLSNAPIYVATARKWDADFQNRIDRHQQERDERWTNIEKEKHLSEIDFSGKVALIDCVTLWLTNFFIDHKNDVPLSLEEAKKEFLSIAAQENATLIIVTNEIGMGVHAETHIGRKFTELQGWMNQFLASNANEVVLMVSGIPVKIKG; encoded by the coding sequence ATGATTTACTTAATTACCGGAGGCGAGCGATCAGGAAAAAGCAGTTATGCTCAAAACTTAGCACTGCAACTTTCAAACGCTCCAATATATGTGGCAACCGCCAGAAAATGGGATGCAGATTTTCAGAACAGAATCGACAGACATCAGCAAGAACGCGATGAACGCTGGACGAATATTGAGAAGGAAAAACATTTAAGCGAAATTGATTTTAGCGGAAAAGTTGCCCTGATTGATTGTGTAACACTTTGGTTGACGAACTTTTTTATCGATCATAAAAATGATGTTCCTTTAAGTTTGGAAGAAGCAAAAAAAGAGTTTCTATCAATTGCTGCTCAGGAAAATGCAACCTTGATTATTGTGACAAACGAAATTGGAATGGGTGTTCATGCCGAAACTCATATTGGCAGAAAATTTACAGAATTGCAAGGCTGGATGAATCAGTTTCTTGCGTCAAATGCGAATGAAGTTGTGTTGATGGTTTCTGGAATTCCGGTAAAAATTAAAGGTTAA
- the cobT gene encoding nicotinate-nucleotide--dimethylbenzimidazole phosphoribosyltransferase — protein sequence MSYLDDILKSRRDTRHFTTDEVPDEVIEKALQAGHWAPSVGLTDATRYYIIKSAEVKNAVKNLFLDYNKKAEELTDNPEQKEHYKSLKLEAIEEAPIGLIIAYDRSVLNQFTIGTVGSNEAVKFSSVCAAQNIWLSLTEQGYGMGWVSILNYYQFKKILDLPDNIEPLGYFCIGKPATNYDNQPMLQQLHWKQKSETPDCKEIKQIIQNPVLDFESKTQIQVENKSNFSTLLQDKIDSKTKPIGALGTLETLAFQMATVFETLIPKITNPNIVVFAADHGIANHGVSAYPQDVTRQMVGNFLEGGAAINVFCNQNNIQLSIVDAGVNYDFPTNANLIHAKIAKGTQSFLHIPAMSETELQLCFEKGKSIVTNIAKTGSNCIGFGEMGIGNTSTASVLMSLLTGFSIEECVGKGTGVEDKKLLQKQDLLKKAIENYSGQAELKQQLAYFGGFEIIQMASGMLTAFENKMLILVDGFICSVAFLIASKINPDIHKNAVFCHCSAEKAHQKLLNYLNAKPILNLDLRLGEGTGCAVAFPILKSAEAFLNEMASFESAGVSRK from the coding sequence ATGAGTTATTTAGATGATATCTTAAAATCCCGACGCGATACCCGACATTTTACGACGGATGAAGTTCCTGACGAGGTAATCGAAAAGGCTTTACAGGCTGGACATTGGGCGCCTTCGGTTGGATTAACGGATGCTACAAGATATTATATTATAAAATCTGCCGAAGTCAAAAATGCTGTAAAAAATCTATTTTTAGACTACAATAAAAAAGCAGAAGAACTTACCGATAATCCGGAACAAAAAGAACATTATAAATCGTTGAAACTTGAGGCAATCGAAGAAGCTCCAATTGGACTAATCATTGCTTATGATCGATCTGTTTTAAATCAGTTTACAATTGGAACCGTTGGAAGTAACGAAGCGGTGAAATTTAGCTCTGTTTGTGCAGCACAAAATATTTGGCTTTCGCTTACAGAACAAGGTTACGGAATGGGTTGGGTTTCGATTTTGAATTATTATCAGTTTAAGAAGATTCTGGATTTACCTGATAATATTGAGCCTTTGGGTTATTTCTGTATCGGAAAACCTGCAACGAATTACGATAATCAACCGATGTTGCAACAATTGCATTGGAAACAAAAATCTGAAACTCCGGATTGTAAAGAAATTAAACAAATAATTCAGAATCCTGTTTTAGATTTTGAATCAAAAACTCAAATTCAAGTTGAAAACAAAAGTAATTTCAGCACTCTTTTACAAGACAAAATAGATTCTAAAACGAAACCTATTGGTGCTTTGGGAACTCTGGAAACATTAGCTTTTCAGATGGCAACAGTTTTTGAAACTTTAATTCCAAAAATAACAAACCCAAATATTGTCGTTTTTGCTGCTGATCACGGTATTGCAAATCATGGCGTCAGTGCATATCCGCAAGATGTGACGCGACAAATGGTTGGTAATTTTCTGGAAGGTGGCGCTGCAATAAATGTGTTTTGTAATCAAAATAATATTCAATTATCAATTGTAGACGCTGGCGTTAATTATGATTTCCCTACAAATGCTAATCTTATTCACGCTAAAATTGCAAAAGGAACTCAATCCTTTTTGCATATTCCGGCAATGAGCGAAACTGAATTGCAATTGTGTTTCGAAAAAGGGAAATCAATCGTTACGAATATTGCAAAAACAGGTTCGAACTGCATTGGTTTTGGCGAAATGGGAATTGGAAATACTTCTACAGCGTCTGTTTTAATGAGCCTGTTAACTGGTTTTTCTATCGAAGAATGCGTCGGAAAAGGAACTGGTGTTGAAGATAAGAAATTACTTCAGAAACAAGATTTACTAAAAAAAGCAATTGAAAATTATTCCGGTCAAGCCGAATTAAAACAGCAATTGGCTTATTTTGGTGGTTTTGAAATTATTCAAATGGCAAGCGGAATGTTAACGGCTTTTGAAAACAAAATGCTTATTTTGGTAGACGGTTTTATTTGTAGTGTTGCTTTTTTAATCGCTTCAAAAATAAATCCTGATATTCATAAAAATGCTGTTTTCTGTCATTGTTCTGCTGAAAAAGCGCATCAAAAACTATTAAATTATTTAAATGCAAAACCTATTTTAAACCTCGATTTGCGTCTTGGCGAAGGAACGGGTTGTGCTGTTGCTTTCCCAATTTTAAAATCGGCTGAAGCTTTTTTGAATGAAATGGCAAGTTTTGAAAGCGCTGGAGTTAGCAGGAAATAG
- a CDS encoding adenosylcobinamide-GDP ribazoletransferase has protein sequence MKKELHIFFTCLMFYTRIPCPKNIDHNPDYLNKATRYFPFIGWIVGGISFLAFYLFSLFLSTETAVILAIIASILTTGAFHEDGFADVCDGFGGGWTKEKILMIMKDSAIGAYGAIGLVLLFLLKFKLLSESILLFDGKNSYLLILLLFVSAHALSRLAAISIIFTHEYSRDDASSKSKPIAKKHTWKEISGSFFFGLLPLLVFSYFQYKFLLALIPVFIMRYFLARYFQNWIDGYTGDCLGATQQVCEVVYYLSILLVWKFI, from the coding sequence ATGAAAAAAGAACTACATATCTTCTTTACCTGTTTAATGTTTTACACCAGAATTCCATGTCCAAAAAACATTGATCACAATCCTGATTATTTGAATAAAGCAACCCGATATTTCCCTTTCATTGGTTGGATTGTTGGAGGTATTTCTTTTTTAGCATTCTATCTTTTTTCACTTTTTTTATCTACCGAAACAGCTGTAATCTTAGCTATTATTGCTTCGATATTGACAACCGGAGCTTTTCATGAAGATGGATTTGCTGATGTTTGTGATGGTTTTGGCGGAGGCTGGACCAAAGAAAAAATTCTAATGATTATGAAAGACAGCGCCATTGGTGCTTATGGAGCAATTGGTTTAGTTTTGCTCTTTTTATTGAAGTTCAAATTGCTTTCAGAATCTATTTTGCTATTCGATGGTAAAAACTCTTATCTTCTTATTCTCCTTTTATTTGTTTCTGCTCACGCTTTGAGTCGTTTGGCTGCAATTTCAATTATTTTCACGCATGAATATTCTCGTGATGATGCTTCGAGTAAAAGCAAACCAATTGCTAAAAAACATACTTGGAAAGAAATTTCAGGATCATTTTTCTTCGGATTACTTCCGTTGTTGGTTTTCTCTTATTTTCAATATAAATTTCTCTTGGCTTTAATTCCGGTTTTTATAATGCGTTATTTTTTAGCCCGATATTTCCAGAATTGGATTGATGGCTACACAGGAGATTGCCTTGGCGCAACGCAGCAGGTTTGTGAGGTTGTTTATTATTTAAGTATTCTATTGGTATGGAAATTTATCTAG
- the cobC gene encoding alpha-ribazole phosphatase, with protein sequence MEIYLVRHTETVCEKGICYGQSDVDLAEPFDLVFENILSQLPSEAIIFSSPLKRCVILAEYIEKNIKTISFEKEERLMEMNFGDWELKNWDNIPQEELNPWMEDFVNIKVSNGESFVELHQRVGDFLSDLISKKITNPIILVVHAGVIRSILCHQTSLPLKDAFNNKVDFGQVIKIVL encoded by the coding sequence ATGGAAATTTATCTAGTTCGTCACACTGAAACTGTTTGTGAAAAAGGCATTTGTTACGGACAATCTGATGTAGATCTGGCAGAACCTTTTGATTTAGTTTTTGAAAACATTCTTTCGCAATTACCTTCAGAAGCTATTATTTTCTCAAGTCCTTTAAAACGTTGTGTTATTCTGGCTGAATATATCGAGAAGAATATCAAAACTATTTCTTTTGAAAAAGAAGAGCGTTTAATGGAAATGAATTTTGGCGATTGGGAATTGAAAAACTGGGATAATATTCCACAAGAAGAACTTAATCCCTGGATGGAAGATTTTGTCAATATTAAGGTTTCGAATGGAGAATCTTTTGTTGAATTACATCAAAGAGTTGGAGATTTCTTATCTGATTTAATTTCAAAAAAAATAACAAATCCTATTATTCTTGTAGTGCATGCCGGCGTTATACGAAGTATTTTATGTCATCAAACTTCATTGCCTCTAAAAGATGCTTTCAACAACAAGGTAGACTTTGGTCAAGTAATAAAAATAGTACTTTAA
- a CDS encoding TonB-dependent siderophore receptor, producing MTLKKRFAFCLLLLCQIISAQNDSITKLKEVVVSDANLKKYSNSQSVLKLNDSVINKNEALLTDLLNFNSTIYFKEYGRGMLSTVSFRGTTASQTAVIWNGININSQMNGSTDFNTISGSDYNSISVKAGGGSVIYGSGAVGGTVHLNNDLAFYSRFETNLKLDYGSFNTIGINFKTNISNEKWSAQIGFSKNSSTNDYKYIHKYNWKGEQRWNQNGQYDIITMSANVGYKFDAKNSLKLYTQTSNTDRNTSLVSETETKTRYVNGFNRNLLEYDGDYGKFTTNLKAAYIFENYQYYPDNAINFFTYGKTESFITKADLGYKISKSTQINGVLDYNRTKGYGTGFGDHVREISSAALLVKQDVSTDWKNEFGIRKEFTDNYQSPLLFSLGSSYQFSKLYNLKLNLSRNFRIPTFNDLYWEQGGNPNLKPESSYQAEIGNVFTFKNISLTQTFYYMKIKDLLQWIPGSNGIWSPQNTDKVNSYGAETLLSWKKQFGKNIFAANATYAYTASKNDETKKQLFYVPLNKVTGSVSYSRNRISAYYQFMFNGFVYTTENNDPKDIINDYNVSNIGIDYDFKFLDTFKLGFQVLNLFNKEYESLEYRPQPGRNFNMYLTLKF from the coding sequence ATGACTTTAAAAAAACGGTTTGCTTTTTGTTTATTGCTGTTGTGCCAAATTATTTCGGCGCAGAACGACTCTATTACCAAATTGAAAGAAGTCGTAGTTTCTGACGCAAATCTTAAAAAATACTCCAATTCACAATCCGTTTTAAAGCTTAATGATTCTGTCATTAATAAAAATGAGGCTTTATTAACGGATCTTTTAAACTTTAATTCCACTATTTATTTTAAAGAATACGGCCGTGGAATGCTTTCTACAGTCTCTTTTAGAGGAACTACTGCATCACAAACCGCAGTAATCTGGAACGGAATTAATATCAATTCTCAGATGAACGGAAGTACTGATTTCAATACTATTTCTGGCTCTGATTATAATTCGATAAGTGTAAAAGCTGGTGGCGGAAGTGTTATTTATGGAAGCGGAGCCGTTGGAGGAACTGTACATTTAAACAACGATTTGGCATTTTATAGTCGGTTTGAGACTAATTTAAAACTTGATTACGGAAGTTTCAATACTATTGGAATCAATTTTAAAACTAATATTTCGAATGAAAAATGGAGCGCGCAAATTGGCTTTTCAAAAAATAGTTCGACAAATGATTACAAATACATCCATAAATACAACTGGAAAGGCGAACAACGCTGGAATCAAAACGGTCAGTATGATATAATAACTATGAGCGCAAATGTTGGTTACAAATTTGACGCAAAAAATAGTTTGAAATTATACACTCAAACTTCTAATACAGATAGAAACACTTCTTTAGTATCTGAAACGGAAACTAAAACCAGATATGTAAATGGTTTTAACCGAAACTTATTAGAATATGACGGCGATTATGGAAAGTTTACCACTAATCTGAAAGCAGCATATATATTCGAAAACTATCAATATTATCCTGATAATGCGATTAATTTTTTCACTTATGGAAAAACAGAAAGCTTTATCACAAAAGCAGATTTAGGATATAAAATTTCTAAATCAACACAAATAAACGGAGTTCTGGATTACAACAGAACTAAAGGTTACGGAACTGGTTTTGGAGATCACGTTAGAGAAATTAGTTCGGCTGCTTTATTGGTTAAACAAGATGTTTCGACAGATTGGAAAAATGAATTCGGAATTAGAAAAGAGTTTACAGACAATTATCAATCTCCTCTCCTATTTTCTTTAGGATCTTCGTATCAATTTAGCAAATTGTATAATCTGAAATTGAATTTATCACGAAATTTCAGAATCCCGACTTTTAATGATTTGTACTGGGAACAAGGCGGAAATCCAAATTTAAAACCTGAAAGTTCTTATCAGGCAGAAATTGGTAATGTTTTCACTTTCAAAAATATATCATTGACTCAAACCTTTTATTACATGAAAATAAAAGATTTATTGCAATGGATTCCGGGAAGCAACGGTATTTGGTCTCCACAAAATACGGATAAAGTAAATAGTTATGGTGCTGAAACATTATTAAGCTGGAAAAAACAGTTTGGTAAAAACATCTTTGCCGCAAATGCCACTTATGCTTATACGGCTTCAAAAAATGATGAAACCAAAAAGCAGCTTTTCTATGTTCCGTTAAATAAAGTAACTGGATCTGTTTCTTATTCCAGAAATAGAATTTCAGCTTATTATCAATTTATGTTTAATGGTTTTGTTTATACAACCGAAAATAATGACCCGAAGGATATAATAAATGATTATAATGTTTCGAATATCGGAATTGACTATGATTTTAAATTTCTCGACACTTTCAAACTTGGTTTTCAAGTATTAAATCTTTTCAATAAAGAATATGAAAGTTTGGAATACAGACCTCAGCCAGGTCGCAATTTTAATATGTATTTAACCCTAAAATTTTAA
- a CDS encoding YncE family protein yields MKFSKLFLVALSVSLFVSCSNDDNNNDNDTPKGVYDNGFFILNEGTTKGTVSFSTDDLTSSTKDVYAAANGTDVLGKYVQNIFFSGDNAYIISGGANNITVVNRYTFKLITKIETGLKNPRYGVVKDGKAYVTNANTYSYENAATGDTDDYVAIINLTTNTYESKIDLNTTANRVVLKDGKLYITDSYSDKLSIVDIATKKLDAPVQIGKTGDCIEEENGILYILKGGYENISGLVKVKITDKTFTEFAFPDNLKEAGFMDVNDSKIYYTVGSAVYVINTNATAPSTTPLLTSAATNIYGFAVKNNRIYVAQGNFKTDGTAYIYNLTGALQKEVTTGIGSNGFYFND; encoded by the coding sequence ATGAAGTTTAGCAAATTATTTTTAGTAGCACTTAGTGTTTCGCTATTTGTTTCGTGTTCAAACGATGATAACAATAATGATAATGATACTCCAAAAGGAGTTTATGACAATGGTTTTTTTATCTTAAATGAAGGAACTACAAAAGGTACTGTTTCATTTTCGACTGATGATTTGACTTCTTCTACCAAAGATGTTTACGCTGCTGCAAATGGAACTGATGTACTTGGGAAATATGTTCAAAATATATTTTTTAGTGGCGACAACGCTTATATTATTTCCGGTGGAGCCAACAATATTACAGTAGTTAACCGTTACACTTTTAAATTAATTACTAAGATCGAAACTGGTTTAAAAAACCCAAGATACGGAGTTGTAAAAGATGGTAAAGCGTATGTTACGAATGCAAATACGTATTCATACGAAAATGCTGCAACAGGAGATACAGATGATTATGTTGCCATAATTAATCTTACAACTAATACTTATGAGTCAAAAATCGACTTGAACACAACCGCTAACAGAGTGGTTTTGAAAGATGGAAAATTATATATCACAGATTCTTACAGTGATAAATTATCGATTGTTGATATTGCGACAAAAAAACTGGATGCTCCTGTACAAATTGGTAAAACCGGTGATTGTATTGAAGAAGAAAACGGAATTCTTTACATCTTAAAAGGTGGTTATGAAAATATCAGCGGACTTGTAAAAGTAAAAATAACAGACAAAACATTTACTGAATTTGCTTTTCCTGACAACTTAAAAGAAGCAGGATTTATGGATGTTAATGACAGTAAAATTTACTATACAGTAGGAAGTGCTGTTTATGTAATAAACACTAATGCTACGGCTCCATCTACAACACCACTTTTAACTTCTGCAGCAACTAATATATATGGATTTGCAGTTAAAAACAATCGTATTTATGTTGCGCAAGGAAACTTTAAGACAGATGGTACAGCTTACATTTATAATTTAACCGGTGCATTACAAAAAGAAGTAACTACCGGTATAGGAAGTAACGGTTTTTACTTTAACGATTAA